AGCAACTGGTTCTCGAGGAAGTCCATGGCCGTCACGGTGACGACGTCGCCGCGCTTGGCGTCGATGCCGGCCGCCGAAGCGACGATCTTCTGCATTTCGGCAAGATAGGCGTCGACCTTGGTCTGATCGGCGGGCTCACCGACCATCTTGGCGATGCGGCCCTTGTTGACCACCACGGCGATCGAAAGCTTTTCGACCTTGTAGCTGCTGCGGGTCGTCGCCGTCGTCTTGCTGTTGATTTCGTAGTTGGTCTGCTCTTCGCGCTTGTCGGACTTGTCTTGCGATTCAGGCCCGGCGGAACCGCCGGCCTCGGGAGCCGCCTGCGGAATGTTCTGCTCGACCGTCGTCGCGCTATCGGACTGCTTCTGCTGCGACTGCTGAGCTTCCTTCGTCGAGCGGACCGAGCGTTCGACCTTGGATTCGGGATCGTAGGTCGTTTCCTGGATCTGCTGGGCGTCGGTGTTGAGATCGGCGGTGACGCTGGAGCGGAAGTTGTCCATGCCGAGGAAGGGTGCCAGAGCTTTGTCGATGTTGGATTCGACTTCCTGCTGAACGTTCTGGACGATGTTGAGCGAGCGGTTCAGCGAGCTGTTGCTCGCCTCGTCGCCGGAAGCGAGCAACTGGCCGGCGGAATCGAGGATGGTCACGTCATCGACGTCGAGCCCCGGCACGGCCGAGGCGACGAGATGGCGGATCGAGGTCGCCGCGCTGCGCCCGGTGGTGGCGCTGGCGCGAATCATGACGGATGCGGTCGGTTTCTGCTCCGCCTTCCGGAAGTTGCCAACCTCCGGCATGACGATATGGACGCGCGCGGCTGTTATACCCGAGATCGACTGGATGGTACGGGCGATTTCGCCTTCCAGCGCTCGAACCCGCGTTACCTCCTGCATGAAGGAGGTCAGGCCGAGGGAGCCGACATTGTCGAAGAGTTCATAACCGGCATTGGCGCTGTTCGGCAGGCCGCGCTCGGCGAGCATCAGGCGGGCCTTGCCCGTCATCCCCGCGGGAACGCTGATGCTGGTGCCGTCCGTGCCGACCTGGAAATTGATGTTGGCTTCGGCAAGCGCCATGCTGATCTGGTTGAGATCCGGTGAGTCCAGCCCGACATAGAGCGTTTCCTGTGCCGGCTTGTTGACGAAAAGGGCGGCCGCAAGGATGATTGCAATGGAAACGGCACCGACGCCTCCAAGAATCATCAGGCGTGTTCGGCCCAGGGAACCGAAGTTCTTAAAGATCTGAACTAATTGATTTAACAGATTCATTCTGTTCTCGCACGATCCGTCAAAGACAAAGCAGGCTTATTGCCTCATCAGACGAATAGTCGGCGAAACTTGTGCGAGCGTTTCGTGAGAGCGTGCGGGAGTGAAAAGGCCTAAAGTAATTCCAGCCAAACTGCGCAGCGGTTTTGCGTCCGGAATTGCGCAAGAACAAGGAGAGAGCGTTTCCGTGACTCGGAGAAAAACGGGGGCGTTCTAAAGCATGTCGCGCAAAAGTGTACGGCGGTTTTGCGACAACGACATGCGTAAAAACAAAGACCTAAAGCGCGAGGAACGAATCTGAAAGATCGCGACGCGCTTTAGAAGAAATCGAAGTCACCGGCTGCCTTGCTCAATGGCTGGGAGTGGCCGTGGCGTGTGGCGCCGCCCAATGCCTTCTGCATCTCTGCCAGCTTGACGAGGCTGAGCGCGGTTGCGACGTCGACTGCCCAGCCGTGCGGGATTTCGCCGGTGATGGTATCGATGAATTCAGCAAGGCCGCGCGATTTCTGCACGGCCAGATCAATGCCCTGCATGACCTTCATGGCATCCGGCGAATTCAGGATTTCGGCGCCGCCGATTTCGAGAAGCTGCGGCTCGATGCGCTCGATGAGGTAGGCGACATCGTGCAGTTCGGACACGATGCGCATCAGGATGTCGCTCAGCGCTTCGACAGGCGCAGGCGGCTCCATCATCTGGGTAAATGTCATATGAAAATCCTCGCCATCAAAAAAATTCGATACTGGTTTCGACGGGTTTCTGCGGAGCGGCGGGGCGCTGCTCGAGAGCGACGGTTCTCTGCGTTTCGGCGCCGGTCAGGGGGTATTGCCGGGCACGACCGGAGACCGGCCAATATTCAAGCTTGCGTCCGTGTTCTCCGCCGGTCGAGGAACCGACCACCGGAATGCCTTCATCCCTGAGGAACTGCACGGCGAAGGCCGCGTTCTGCTCACCGACATTGGAGAATGTCGAGATCGTCTTCGCGCCGCCGAAGATCTTTGCCTCCAGCCGGTCGCGCCGGGCGCCCTGCTTCAGGAGACCGTTGATCAGCAGTTCCATCAGATGCACGCCGTACCGCGTTGCATCGCCGCCTGATGTCGGCGACGTCGCCGAACCGGGCAGCAGAAAGTGGTTCATGCCGCCGACACCGGCGACAGGATCTCTGAGGCACGCAGCCACGCACGAACCGAGAATGGTCGAGAGGACCGCATTCGGATCGTTCAGAACCTTGTACTCGCCCTGAATGATGTGCACGCGGCGGGCTGCCCCCTCAGTGATCATTTCAGGGCTCCAAACACGGCTTCGATCGCCGCTTTCATCTTCTCGATCGTGAATGGCTTGGCGAGCACGTTGTTGGCGCCGAGCTGAGCCGCCTTCTGCACCAGTGCGCGGTCGCCCTGGGCGGTCAGGATGATGAAGGCCGCCTTCTTGGTGTTGGGGTTGGTGCGCACCGCCTGAAGGAAGCCGATGCCATCCATCTTCGGCATGTTGAAGTCCGAGATCACCAGGTGGTGCGGCTGCTCGGACATGATCTTCATGCCCTGCTCACCGTCGCCGGCCGACGTGATCTGCTTGAAACCGAGCTGGGTCAGCGCGTCACTGAGCAGCAACCGGCTCGTTACCTGATCGTCGACGATCAGAACTTTGATTTTCTCCGCGATCGACATTTATTCGGTCCCTTCCTTTCGGGCGGCTGTCATTTTCAATATTTCTTCACCGATGGCAGACAGCGGCAGCTGCTGCTCAACGGCGCCAAGTTCATGAGCAACCCTTGGCATTCCGTAAACGACACAGGTTTTTTCGTTCTGGCCGAGGGTTCTGGCGCCGGCGTGGCGCATTTTCAACAATCCGGCGGCGCCATCGCGGCCCATTCCGGTCAAAATCACGCCGACAGCGTTGCGGCCCGCCAGTTCCGCGACCGAATCGAACAGCACGTCCACCGAGGGGCGGTGACCGTTGACCGGCGCGCGGTCGATGAGACGGCAGCACGGTGCCGAGGCACCACTGACCTGCAGGTGCCGCTCGCCGCCGGGGGCCAGATAGATCTTGCCGATTTCGAGCCGGGCGCCGTCGGTCGCTTCCTGCACCACCGGCGCACAGAGGCGGTTCAGCCGTTCGGCAAAGCTCTTGGTGAAGGTCGGCGGCATATGCTGGGTGATGACGGTCGGCGGGCAATTCGCCGGAAATTTCTGCAGCACGGCAATGAGTGCCTCGACGCCGCCGGTCGACGAGCCGATCGCGACGATCTTGCGGCCGACGCGGAAGTCGGCGACCGAGGGTGGTGGCGCGACGGCAGCGACGGGCTGGGAATACTGGCGTTGCGTGCGGGCGGCTGCCTTGACCTTCTCGGCGAGGTCGCCGAAAGGCCTGAGTTCGCCCGGCGCCGGCTTGCCGACACAGTCGAACGCGCCGATCTCCAGCGCCGCAAGCGTCGCCTCGGCGCCGCGATGGGTCATCGTGGATACCATGATGACCGGCATCGGACGCAGCGTCATGATCTTTTCGAGGAAATCGAGGCCGTTCATGTTCGGCATCTCGATGTCGAGCGTCAGGACGTCGGGGTTCAGCCGCTTGATCGCCTCGCGCGCTTCCAGAGCGTCGCCGGCCTGGCCGATGACGTTGACCTCGGGGTCGGAACTCAGCACGGCGGTGATCAGGCCCCGCATCGTCGGCGAGTCGTCAACAACGAGAACTCTTGCCGGAGCGCTCATGCCTTCCTCCCGAGACCTTTGGCCGTATAGCGATAGGTCGTGATGCCGATATTGTCGAAGACGTGTTTTGCCTCACCCGAAACACGCTCGGAATGGCCGATATAGAGATGACCGCCCTCCGGCAGCAGACCGGCAAAACGCTGCCAGATCTTCATCTGCGTCGGCTCGTCGAAATAGATGACGACGTTGCGGCAGAAGATGACGTCGAACTTGCCCTTGAACGGCCATTGCGCCATCAGGTTCAGCTCGTTGTAGGTGATCAGCCGCTTCACGCGGTCGTCGACCTGGAACTTCCTGCGGCCCTGCACCTCAACTTCGCTGAACCATTGCTTGCGCATGGCCGGTGACACGGTTTCGAGCGCATTTTCGTCATAGGCGCCGGCGCGGGCGATCGCGAGGATCTTCGGATCGATGTCGGTCGCCAGGATCTTGAAGTCGTAATCGGCGACATTCGGCATCAGCGACAGCACCGTCAGCGCGATCGAATAGGGTTCCTGCCCGTCGGAAGAGGCAGCCGACCAGATGCGCACCCTGCCGCCCGATCTCGCCCGCTGCAGAAGCTCCGGCAGGACATGGTCGCGCAGATGGTCGAAATGGTGGTTTTCGCGAAAGAAGCGGGTAAAATTGGTCGTCAGATGCGAGAGCATCTCGCGGCGCGGCGCAGCACCCGCCGGCGAGGCGACGAGGTCGCAATACTCCCGGAAGCCGGACAGGCCGAGATTGCGGATATGCTTCGACAGGCGCGAATAGACGAGCGACGCCTTCGTCTCGTTGAGGAAGATGCCGGCATCTGAATAGATCATCGCGGCGATCTCAGTGAGGTCGCGGCGCGTCAGCGGATATTCTCCGCTTGCCAGGACCTCGTCGGATCCCTGCCTCTGATCTTTTGCGCCCATTACACTCATGCGGCTTCGCTTTCGGTCTCTGGAAAGAGGGATTCGAGTTCGATCAGGCAGATCATGCGCTTCTCGATGGCGAGAACGCCGCGGGCAAATTGACGCTCGAGTTCGGAGGAGATCTCGGGCGTCGGCTGGATGGTTTCGTCGGTCACCGTCAGGATATCGGAAACGGCATCGACCAGCAGGCCGACAACCTTGCGCCGGACCTGGGCGACGATGATGACATGACGGGCAGTCGGATCGGCCGGCTTCATGCCGAGCCGGGCCGCAAGATCGATGATCGGCAGCACCGCGCCGCGCAGGTTGATGACACCCAGCATATAGCCAGGCGAATGCGGCATCGCGGTTGCCGGGGTCCAGCCGCGGATTTCGCGAACCGACATGATGTTCACGCAAAATTCCTGATCCCCGATGCGGAACGCGATCAGCTCGCGATCCCCCTCGTTCAGATTTTTTACAGTGTACGACATTCCCTTATCCCACCGCTGCTAAAGACATTTCCGCTTTGAGCGACTGGCCGCGCGAGGCGCCGACGACCGCGTCGACATCGAGGATGAGAGCGACGCGCCCGTCACCGAGGATGGTGGCGGCGGCAATGCCCGGCACATGGGTGTAGTTCGCTTCCAGGCTCTTGATGACCACCTGGCGCTGACCCTGGATGGCGTCGACCATCAGGGCGCGCTGGCCGCCGCCTTCGGATTCCACCAGAAGCGCCACGCCCTCGACCGGATTGGCCTGCGTCGCGCGGAAGTTCAGGATGCGGCCGACATCGACCAGCGGGCAGAAGCTGTTGCGGATCGAGATCAGCCGGTGGTTCGCACCGAAGGAGTGGATCGCGGCCGCTTCCGGCTGCAGGGTTTCGACGATTGCCGTCAGCGGCACGACCAGCGTCTGGCCGGCGACGGTGACCACCATGCCGTCGAGGACGGCGAGCGTCAGCGGCAGGCTCATGGTGAAGACCGAGCCGTGACCCGGCTTCGAGGTGATGTTGATGCGGCCGCCGAGCGCCTGGATCGAACGCTTGACGACGTCCATGCCGACGCCGCGGCCGGAGATGTCTGAGATCTTATCGGCCGTCGAGAAGCCCGGCAGGAAGATCAGGTTGTCGATTTCCTCGTCCGACAGGTTGGAATCGGCCGGGATGAGGTCGTTGTCGATCGCCTTCTGACGGACCTTCTCGCGGTTGATGCCGGCGCCGTCGTCGGCAAGCTCGATCAGGATGCGTCCCGAACGATGCTTGGCGGTCAGGCGGACCGTGCCTTCGGTGTTCTTGCCGGCGGCTGCACGCTTTT
The nucleotide sequence above comes from Rhizobium indicum. Encoded proteins:
- the cheD gene encoding chemoreceptor glutamine deamidase CheD, whose product is MITEGAARRVHIIQGEYKVLNDPNAVLSTILGSCVAACLRDPVAGVGGMNHFLLPGSATSPTSGGDATRYGVHLMELLINGLLKQGARRDRLEAKIFGGAKTISTFSNVGEQNAAFAVQFLRDEGIPVVGSSTGGEHGRKLEYWPVSGRARQYPLTGAETQRTVALEQRPAAPQKPVETSIEFF
- the fliF gene encoding flagellar basal-body MS-ring/collar protein FliF, whose protein sequence is MNLLNQLVQIFKNFGSLGRTRLMILGGVGAVSIAIILAAALFVNKPAQETLYVGLDSPDLNQISMALAEANINFQVGTDGTSISVPAGMTGKARLMLAERGLPNSANAGYELFDNVGSLGLTSFMQEVTRVRALEGEIARTIQSISGITAARVHIVMPEVGNFRKAEQKPTASVMIRASATTGRSAATSIRHLVASAVPGLDVDDVTILDSAGQLLASGDEASNSSLNRSLNIVQNVQQEVESNIDKALAPFLGMDNFRSSVTADLNTDAQQIQETTYDPESKVERSVRSTKEAQQSQQKQSDSATTVEQNIPQAAPEAGGSAGPESQDKSDKREEQTNYEINSKTTATTRSSYKVEKLSIAVVVNKGRIAKMVGEPADQTKVDAYLAEMQKIVASAAGIDAKRGDVVTVTAMDFLENQLLEDATGGVRVMDMLSRNLAGIINSLAFVAVAFVVVWMGLRPLVRSINGNGSSAAFGDATPEAAGLELPDFAPASGAPGGALMDGFGSDFGFDSTEDLLSLGDDDGNFNRRVKEGPERKLSRMVEINEERAAKILRKWAIDEAA
- the cheB gene encoding protein-glutamate O-methylesterase CheB; translation: MSAPARVLVVDDSPTMRGLITAVLSSDPEVNVIGQAGDALEAREAIKRLNPDVLTLDIEMPNMNGLDFLEKIMTLRPMPVIMVSTMTHRGAEATLAALEIGAFDCVGKPAPGELRPFGDLAEKVKAAARTQRQYSQPVAAVAPPPSVADFRVGRKIVAIGSSTGGVEALIAVLQKFPANCPPTVITQHMPPTFTKSFAERLNRLCAPVVQEATDGARLEIGKIYLAPGGERHLQVSGASAPCCRLIDRAPVNGHRPSVDVLFDSVAELAGRNAVGVILTGMGRDGAAGLLKMRHAGARTLGQNEKTCVVYGMPRVAHELGAVEQQLPLSAIGEEILKMTAARKEGTE
- a CDS encoding chemotaxis protein CheW; amino-acid sequence: MSYTVKNLNEGDRELIAFRIGDQEFCVNIMSVREIRGWTPATAMPHSPGYMLGVINLRGAVLPIIDLAARLGMKPADPTARHVIIVAQVRRKVVGLLVDAVSDILTVTDETIQPTPEISSELERQFARGVLAIEKRMICLIELESLFPETESEAA
- the cheR gene encoding protein-glutamate O-methyltransferase CheR, producing MSVMGAKDQRQGSDEVLASGEYPLTRRDLTEIAAMIYSDAGIFLNETKASLVYSRLSKHIRNLGLSGFREYCDLVASPAGAAPRREMLSHLTTNFTRFFRENHHFDHLRDHVLPELLQRARSGGRVRIWSAASSDGQEPYSIALTVLSLMPNVADYDFKILATDIDPKILAIARAGAYDENALETVSPAMRKQWFSEVEVQGRRKFQVDDRVKRLITYNELNLMAQWPFKGKFDVIFCRNVVIYFDEPTQMKIWQRFAGLLPEGGHLYIGHSERVSGEAKHVFDNIGITTYRYTAKGLGRKA
- the cheT gene encoding chemotaxis protein CheT, with amino-acid sequence MTFTQMMEPPAPVEALSDILMRIVSELHDVAYLIERIEPQLLEIGGAEILNSPDAMKVMQGIDLAVQKSRGLAEFIDTITGEIPHGWAVDVATALSLVKLAEMQKALGGATRHGHSQPLSKAAGDFDFF
- a CDS encoding response regulator translates to MSIAEKIKVLIVDDQVTSRLLLSDALTQLGFKQITSAGDGEQGMKIMSEQPHHLVISDFNMPKMDGIGFLQAVRTNPNTKKAAFIILTAQGDRALVQKAAQLGANNVLAKPFTIEKMKAAIEAVFGALK